In Sphaeramia orbicularis chromosome 14, fSphaOr1.1, whole genome shotgun sequence, the following are encoded in one genomic region:
- the bnip1b gene encoding LOW QUALITY PROTEIN: vesicle transport protein SEC20 (The sequence of the model RefSeq protein was modified relative to this genomic sequence to represent the inferred CDS: inserted 1 base in 1 codon), which yields MASSMDVHVRICAQEMXKYDLEIKALIQDIRDCPGPQSALMDLNSQVKGKFNKLRLRIQDLEQMAREQDRETDRLEIQAETESQRRQMMSNQTAWRKANLACKLAIDNMEKDELLHGGENESTRQRRVTKESLVETSSNITESLMSISRMMSEQVKQSEDAINTLATSSRTVQETNEEFKNMTGTIHLGRKLILKYNRRELTDKLLIFLALALFLATVLYILKKRFLPFI from the exons ATGGCGTCTTCGATGGACGTTCATGTCCGGATTTGTGCGCAAGAAA ATAAATATGACTTGGAAATTAAAGCTCTAATTCAG gATATCAGAGATTGTCCAGGACCTCAGTCTGCTCTCATGGACCTCAACTCTCAGGTCAAAGGGAAGTTCAACAAGCTCAGACTCAGAATACAG gaCCTGGAGCAGATGGCCAGAGAgcaggacagagagacagacagactggaGATCCAGGCAGAGACAGAGAGCCAGCGAAGACAGATGATGAG TAACCAGACTGCATGGAGGAAGGCCAACTTGGCCTGTAAACTGGCCATTGATAACATGGAGAAGGATGAGCTGCTCCACGGAGGGGAAAATGAGAGCACACGACAGAG gaGAGTGACCAAAGAAAGCTTAGTGGAAACCAGCAGCAACATCACAGAGAGCCTGATGTCTATAAGCAGAATGATGTCTGAGCAAGTGAAGCAGAGTGAAGATGCCATTAACACActag CGACATCTTCCAGAACGGTGCAGGAAACCAACGAGGAGTTCAAAAACATGACAGGAACCATCCACCTGGGGAGGAAACTCATCCTTAAATACAACCGTCGGGAGCTCACGGACAAGCTGCTCATCTTCCTGGCTCTGGCACTGTTCCTCGCCACTGTCCTTTACATCCTGAAGAAGCGTTTTCTTCCCTTCATTTAG